A stretch of Tripterygium wilfordii isolate XIE 37 chromosome 11, ASM1340144v1, whole genome shotgun sequence DNA encodes these proteins:
- the LOC120009199 gene encoding cytochrome P450 81Q32-like yields the protein MPILQMFKSAFLEYRIGIPRGLSMEASIYSFFMLFIFLYFFTKLFLQYNKNLPPSPGVSLPIIGHLYLLKKPLHRTLADLSKRYGPVLFLQFGSRPVILVSSPSAAEECFTKNDTIFANRPKLLGGKHFGYNYTNVLWAPYGQHWRNLRRIASLELLSTHRVQMFSGIRIQEVRSLVHRLFGGTKGGEFQTVEMKSMFFELTLNFMMRMVCGENQASAEDAKRLIEIVKETFELSGTTNFSDFVPVLKWIGTNSIEKRMVSLQKKRDLFTQELIEELRRKKNSTAKTMIDVLLSQQEIEPDYYTDEIIRGMVLGMLSAGTDTSAGTMEWAFSLLLNNPEALVKAQSELDNHIGPNRLIDESDLPKLPYLHGIIKETLRMYPAGPLLVPHASSEDCTVGGFRVPRGTILFVNAWAIQNDPKFWEEPRKFKPERHQGGKDGFTLLTFGAGRRGCLGEGLAMKMIGLALGSLIQCFDWVRVGEEMVDMTEGPGLSMPKVQPLLAKYRPRLSPNMISLLFAKNYVWDLQYVTLHLICSIGY from the exons ATGCCAATCCTTCAAATGTTCAAGTCTGCTTTCCTTGAATACAGAATTGGCATTCCCAGAGGTCTATCCATGGAGGCCTCAATCTACAGCTTCTTTATGCTCTTCATCTTCCTTTATTTCTTTACAAAGTTGTTTCTTCAGTACAACAAAAACCTCCCACCAAGTCCTGGTGTCTCTCTACCCATCAtagggcatctttacctattgaaGAAACCCCTCCATCGAACTCTTGCAGATCTTTCTAAGCGATATGGTCCGGTGCTATTCCTCCAGTTTGGTTCACGACCTGTCATCCTTGTGTCTTCTCCTTCTGCTGCAGAGGAATGTTTTACCAAAAACGACACAATTTTCGCCAACCGCCCAAAATTACTTGGCGGAAAACACTTTGGTTACAACTACACCAACGTTCTTTGGGCACCATACGGCCAACACTGGCGCAACTTAAGGCGCATAGCTTCCCTTGAACTCTTGTCAACGCATCGTGTGCAGATGTTTTCTGGAATTCGTATCCAGGAAGTCAGGTCATTAGTTCACAGGCTTTTTGGAGGTACAAAGGGTGGTGAATTTCAGACCGTGGAAATGAAGTCGATGTTTTTTGAGCTCACACTGAATTTTATGATGAGAATGGTTTGTGGTGAGAATCAAGCAAGTGCAGAGGACGCCAAGAGGTTGATAGAAATTGTGAAAGAGACGTTTGAGTTAAGTGGGACTACGAATTTCAGTGACTTTGTTCCAGTCTTGAAGTGGATTGGGACAAATAGTATTGAGAAGAGAATGGTGAGTTTGCAGAAGAAAAGGGACCTGTTTACCCAGGAATTGATTGAAGAGCtcagaagaaaaaagaacagtACAGCTAAGACCATGATTGATGTCCTGTTATCACAGCAGGAGATTGAACCTGATTACTACACAGATGAAATCATCAGAGGCATGGTGCTG GGGATGTTATCAGCTGGTACAGACACTTCCGCTGGAACGATGGAGTGGGCTTTCTCGCTTCTTCTAAACAATCCAGAGGCTCTTGTCAAAGCACAGTCTGAACTTGACAATCACATTGGACCAAACCGACTGATTGACGAATCTGATCTACCCAAACTACCATATCTCCATGGCATCATCAAGGAGACCCTCCGTATGTACCCAGCTGGCCCACTTCTGGTCCCCCATGCCTCATCAGAAGATTGCACAGTTGGAGGTTTCCGAGTTCCCCGAGGCACGATTCTATTCGTAAACGCGTGGGCAATACAAAATGACCCCAAGTTCTGGGAAGAACCCAGAAAGTTCAAGCCTGAGAGGCATCAAGGGGGCAAAGATGGGTTCACGTTGTTGACATTTGGAGCTGGAAGGAGAGGGTGTTTAGGGGAGGGCTTGGCAATGAAGATGATTGGGCTGGCATTGGGATCGCTGATTCAATGCTTTGACTGGGTCAGAGTTGGTGAGGAGATGGTGGATATGACTGAAGGGCCTGGGCTTTCCATGCCCAAGGTGCAGCCCTTGCTGGCAAAGTATAGGCCGCGCCTAAGCCCAAATATGATCAGCCTCCTAT TTGCAAAGAATTATGTTTGGGACCTCCAATATGTGACCCTCCATCTAATATGTAGTATTGGATATTAA
- the LOC120008808 gene encoding agamous-like MADS-box protein AGL104, producing the protein MGRVKLQIKRIENTTNRQVTFSKRRNGLIKKAYELSVLCDVDVALLMFSPSGRLTVFSGNNKSIEDVLARYVNLPEHERGRLPKQEFLQRALSKMMMTQSDSTKNRVSSSGTSVNTNLQLEEFQQQILKYKSRIEDLEKQLSILEGDASRIKTLREADHLEQRLQETLKHVCKRKKVLEKKYNSPIAHLPSTSQAHITTEAAKASGFVTESPNKILDWPPQRDPQVQILNFLDCNGLLLRCVFHFMW; encoded by the exons ATGGGGAGAGTGAAGCTTCAGATAAAGAGGATAGAGAACACAACAAATAGGCAGGTCACTTTCTCTAAGAGGAGAAACGGACTGATCAAGAAAGCATACGAGCTTTCTGTTTTATGCGATGTTGATGTGGCTCTCCTCATGTTTTCCCCTTCTGGAAGACTCACTGTCTTCTCTGGCAACAATAAAAG CATTGAAGATGTTCTTGCCCGTTACGTTAATCTTCCGGAGCATGAGCGAGGACG GCTACCTAAGCAAGAG TTTCTACAAAGAGCTCTTAGTAAGATGATGATGACTCAATCCGACTCTACGAAAAATCGAGTATCCAGCAG TGGTACTTCTGTAAACACCAATTTGCAACTCGAG GAATTTCAGCAACAAATCCTCAAATACAAGTCTCGaattgaagatttggagaaaCAACTGAG CATATTGGAGGGCGATGCTTCTCGAATCAAAACATTGCGCGAGGCTGATCACTTGGAGCAGAGACTCCAAGAGACTCTAAAACATGTGTGCAAGCGCAAG AAAGTTCTGGAGAAAAAGTACAACTCACCTATAGCTCATTTACCATCAACATCCCAG GCACATATTACAACAGAGGCTGCAAAAGCAAGTGGGTTCGTTACAGAAAGTCCAAACAAAATATTGGATTGGCCACCCCAAAGAGATCCACAAGTCCAAATCTTAAATTTTTTGGATTGCAATGGCCTCCTATTAAGGTGTGTTTTCCATTTCATGTGGTAA
- the LOC120009202 gene encoding uncharacterized protein LOC120009202 — translation MVQPPSSSLLQGQNLNLVNDRHQSATNGFHENNNNNNIIRRPDQFEQCADHVNMPSWAEFYPTGDGTVDEAAQSRERALLELYLSQFTPQILTPPTHHPP, via the exons ATGGTACAACCTCCTTCCAGTAGTCTCCTTCAAGGACAAAACTTGAATCTTGTCAACGACCGTCATCAAAGCGCGACGAACGGTTTCcatgaaaacaacaacaacaataatattatACGACGTCCTGATCAGTTCGAACAATGTGCTGATCATGTCAACATGCCCTCATGGGCTGAATTTTATCCCACAG GTGATGGCACGGTTGATGAGGCTGCGCAATCCAGAGAACGAGCTCTGCTTGAGTTGTATCTGTCTCAGTTTACACCCCAAATCTTGACACCACCTACTCACCATCCACCAtga
- the LOC120009203 gene encoding putative receptor-like protein kinase At3g47110, giving the protein MKRFTDMVYLSMLVLLMFSGVESNIDTDKEALLSIKSQLSAESSDPLLSWDKNTFPCNWTGVLCDNSSTRVEGLDLSGLRLTGSISPYVGNLSFLYSLQVQGNSLAGSFPDQIGNLFRLRVLNMSYNSFVGALPHNISNLAELTVLDLTANKLSGRLPTDLSQLTKLQVINLGQNSLSGPIPPSIANVSSLIRLNLGTNLLSGEIPSDLSQLRNLQVLNLVINNLTGTIPPSLYNMTSLVSLFLASNQLWGEIPYNVGDTLPNLLVFILCFNKLTGTIPGSLHNLTNIQVIRTAHNFLEGTVPPGLGNLPYLTMYNIGFNRIVSSGDNGLEFLTSLKNSTRLDFLAIDGNLLEGVIPESVGNLSKSLSKFYMGGNRIYGRIPASIGQLTGLSLFNVSYNSINGSIPPEIGQLKELQELGLAGNQLSGNIPDSLGSLRKVNQIDLSGNQLVGQIPTSFGNFGNLISMDLSNNRLNGSVPTEVLSLSSLSTILNLSRNLLSGPLNEQVGALDNIVTIDLSNNHLSGDIPSSIKDCRSLERLFLAKNEFSGPIPNTLGEVKGLEVLDLSYNKLSGSIPTDLQDLQVLQSVNLSFNNLEGVIPSGVFRNLSEVKLEGNPRLCSSSGCDGSPRPRKLVVIVCITVSIIAFALCVIVVSFVFVRKHKRNISGTPDLLKADHQTISYHELRRATDNFNPANLVGKGSFGSVYKGYLGEGIAVAIKVLDIKTTGSWKSFVAECEALRNVRHRNLVKLITSCSSLDSKNNEFLALVYDFLGKGSLEDWLRGKRTKPNGDGLSMTERLNVAIDVASVLNYIHDDIEVPVVHCDLKPSNILLDEDMTAKVGDFGLAKLLVNRTNIQHSISSTYALKGSIGYIPPEYGIGQKPSKAGDVYSFGVMLLELFTGKSPVDDCFMGELNLIESVRSVFPHKILQALDPELLQYMDDQSDDNKHINPEIQHECMNKLFGVGLSCTADSPDSRISMRDAVRELKSVKRILLCD; this is encoded by the exons atgaAGAGATTTACAGACATGGTTTATCTTTCCATGCTTGTACTTCTCATGTTTTCTGGTGTGGAGTCCAACATTGATACAGACAAGGAGGCCTTGCTTTCAATCAAGTCTCAATTAAGTGCAGAGTCTTCAGATCCTCTACTTTCTTGGGACAAGAACACATTCCCCTGTAACTGGACTGGAGTTCTCTGTGACAACTCCAGCACCAGAGTCGAAGGTCTTGATCTTTCTGGGTTGAGACTCACAGGTTCCATTAGCCCCTATGTCGGTAATCTCTCCTTCCTTTATTCGCTTCAAGTACAAGGTAATAGCCTTGCAGGATCATTTCCAGACCAAATTGGTAATCTTTTTCGCTTACGAGTCCTGAACATGAGCTACAATAGCTTTGTTGGTGCACTGCCACATAACATAAGCAACTTAGCTGAGCTCACAGTTCTGGACTTAACAGCGAATAAGCTTTCCGGTCGACTTCCTACTGACCTTAGCCAGCTCACAAAGCTTCAGGTCATAAATCTTGGACAAAATTCGCTTTCAGGTCCAATTCCACCCTCCATTGCCAATGTTTCCTCACTCATACGATTAAATTTAGGCACTAATCTCCTCTCTGGTGAGATACCAAGTGACTTGAGCCAACTTCGAAACTTGCAAGTGCTTAATCTTGTCATCAACAATCTCACAGGCACTATTCCTCCTTCCCTTTACAACATGACTTCCCTTGTTAGTTTGTTTCTAGCATCAAACCAACTATGGGGGGAAATTCCATATAACGTTGGGGATACACTGCCAAATCTTTTGGTATTCATTCTCTGCTTCAATAAACTCACAGGAACCATCCCAGGGTCTCTGCATAATCTGACCAACATACAAGTCATCCGTACGGCACACAACTTTCTGGAGGGAACTGTGCCACCGGGTTTGGGGAATCTCCCATATCTGACAATGTATAATATTGGATTCAACAGGATTGTTAGCTCAGGCGACAACGGTCTCGAATTCCTCACTTCTCTGAAAAACAGTACTCGTCTCGACTTCCTGGCCATTGATGGCAATCTCTTGGAAGGTGTTATTCCAGAATCTGTCGGAAATCTTTCCAAATCTCTTTCAAAATTTTACATGGGAGGTAATAGAATTTATGGTCGCATACCTGCCTCCATTGGTCAACTTACTGGCCTATCTTTGTTCAATGTGAGCTACAACTCCATCAATGGCTCGATCCCTCCCGAAATTGGCCAATTGAAAGAGCTCCAGGAGTTGGGGTTGGCTGGAAATCAACTTTCCGGAAATATTCCAGATTCTCTTGGTAGCCTTAGAAAAGTGAACCAGATTGATTTATCAGGAAATCAACTGGTTGGTCAAATACCCACCAGTTTTGGGAACTTCGGGAATTTGATTTCTATGGACTTGTCCAATAATAGGCTCAATGGAAGCGTACCTACAGAAGTTTTAAGTCTCTCCAGCTTGAGCACAATCTTGAATCTGTCTAGGAACTTATTATCCGGACCTTTGAACGAACAAGTTGGTGCCCTGGACAACATTGTAACCATCGACCTCTCTAACAACCATTTGTCTGGTGATATTCCTAGCTCAATCAAAGATTGTAGGAGTTTGGAGAGATTGTTCTTGGCAAAGAATGAATTCTCTGGTCCTATTCCAAACACTTTAGGAGAAGTGAAAGGTCTGGAAGTTCTAGACCTCTCCTATAACAAACTTTCTGGCTCTATTCCTACTGACCTCCAAGATCTTCAAGTTCTTCAGTCAGTGAACCTCTCTTTCAATAACCTTGAAGGTGTAATTCCTAGTGGAGTTTTCAGAAATCTCTCTGAAGTCAAATTGGAAGGTAATCCAAGACTCTGCTCTAGTTCTGGATGTGACGGTAGTCCACGTCCTAGAAAATTGGTGGTTATTGTTTGTATTACCGTCTCAATCATAGCATTTGCACTTTGCGTCATTGTTGTGTCCTTTGTGTTTGTAAGAAAGCACAAGAGAAACATCAGTGGAACCCCTGATCTGCTAAAGGCAGACCATCAAACAATCTCATACCATGAGCTTCGTCGAGCAACTGACAATTTCAACCCGGCAAATTTGGTCGGAAAAGGCAGCTTTGGGTCGGTATACAAAGGGTATCTTGGAGAAGGTATTGCTGTAGCAATCAAGGTCCTTGACATCAAAACTACTGGCTCTTGGAAGAGCTTTGTTGCAGAGTGCGAGGCTTTGCGAAATGTGAGGCACAGAAATCTTGTTAAATTGATCACATCATGCTCAAGCTTGGACTCTAAAAACAATGAGTTTCTTGCTCTAGTGTATGACTTCCTTGGTAAGGGGAGTTTGGAGGACTGGCTGAGAGGCAAAAGAACGAAACCAAATGGAGATGGGTTAAGCATGACAGAGCGATTGAATGTGGCCATTGATGTTGCTTCAGTGCTGAATTACATACATGATGACATTGAAGTCCCTGTGGTGCATTGTGATTTAAAGCCAAGCAACATTCTTTTGGACGAGGACATGACTGCTAAGGTAGGAGATTTTGGTCTAGCCAAGCTACTGGTGAACAGAACCAACATTCAGCATTCGATAAGCTCCACATATGCCTTAAAGGGGTCCATCGGTTACATACCTCCAG AATATGGTATTGGGCAGAAACCATCAAAGGCAGGAGATGTGTACAGCTTCGGAGTGATGCTGCTGGAGCTATTTACGGGGAAAAGTCCAGTCGATGATTGCTTCATGGGTGAACTGAATCTTATTGAGTCGGTGCGGTCAGTGTTTCCTCATAAAATACTACAAGCACTTGACCCTGAGCTTTTGCAATACATGGACGATCAAAGCGATGATAACAAACACATTAATCCAGAAATTCAGCATGAATGCATGAACAAGCTTTTTGGGGTTGGCTTGTCTTGCACTGCAGATTCTCCTGATTCTCGTATCAGCATGAGAGATGCTGTTCGCGAGTTGAAATCAGTGAAACGCATCCTTCTCTGTGACTAA
- the LOC120009204 gene encoding putative cyclin-A3-1 isoform X2 — MADQENVRITRAAKRRAAGNTEDMPVPKKRVVLGELPNVSNVVVSVNPSLGNEPQKRKSRAKTKAKKALVSTTAKSTTEDVAEKVDIDGESHDPQMCAPYATDIYDYLHKMEVESKRRPLPDYIEKVQKDVTPNMRGVLVDWLVEVAEEYKLLSDTLYLTITYIDRFLSSNVLNRQKLQLLGVSSMLIASKYEEISPPSVEEFCYITDNTYTKDEVVKMEADILKSLKFEMGNPTIKTFLRKFTKIAQEDNKNLNLQLEFLGYYLAELSLLDYNCVKFLPSLVAASVIFLARFMMQPKVYPWNSMLQKYSGYRTADLKECVLIIHDLYLSRRGGGLQAVREKYKQHKFKCVATIPSPPEIPAPFFEDLKD; from the exons ATGGCTGACCAGGAGAATGTGCGCATCACTCGGGCGGCCAAGAGGAGAGCGGCGGGGAACACGGAGGATATGCCGGTGCCCAAGAAAAGGGTGGTGTTGGGGGAGTTGCCGAACGTGTCGAACGTTGTCGTTTCGGTGAATCCCAGTTTGGGGAATGAGCCACAGAAAAGGAAATCTAGGGCAAAAACCAAGGCAAAGAAGGCTTTGGTGAGTACGACGGCGAAGTCAACGACGGAGGATGTTGCTGAGAAGGTTGATATCGATGGCGAGTCCCATGATCCTCAGATGTGCGCGCCTTATGCGACGGACATATATGACTATCTACATAAGATGGAG GTGGAATCAAAGAGAAGACCACTACCTGATTACATTGAGAAAGTGCAAAAAGATGTTACACCCAATATGAGAGGAGTTCTGGTGGATTGGTTAGTGGAGGTTGCAGAGGAATACAAGCTTCTCTCAGATACTCTGTATCTTACCATTACTTATATTGATAGATTCCTATCCTCTAATGTCCTCAACAGACAGAAGCTTCAGTTGCTGGGTGTTTCCTCAATGCTTATTGCGTC aaaatatgaagaaatcAGCCCTCCAAGTGTGGAAGAGTTTTGCTATATTACAGATAATACTTACACTAAGGATGAg GTGGTAAAGATGGAGGCTGATATACTTAAGTCCTTAAAGTTCGAAATGGGTAATCCTACTATCAAGACATTTCTAAG GAAATTCACCAAGATTGCACAAGAGGATAACAAA AATTTAAACTTGCAACTTGAGTTCCTGGGCTACTACCTTGCTGAGTTAAGCTTGCTAGACTACAACTGCGTAAAATTTTTGCCTTCTTTAGTGGCTGCCTCAGTTATTTTTCTGGCCAGATTCATGATGCAACCTAAGGTGTATCCTTGG AACTCGATGCTGCAAAAATACTCAGGTTATAGGACAGCTGATTTGAAGGAATGTGTCCTCATAATACACGACTTGTATCTGAGTAGACGTGGAGGAGGATTACAAGCTGTAAGAGAAAAGTACAAGCAACATAAG TTCAAATGCGTGGCAACCATTCCTTCTCCTCCAGAAATACCAGCTCCCTTTTTCGAAGATTTGAAGGACTGA
- the LOC120009204 gene encoding putative cyclin-A3-1 isoform X1 yields the protein MADQENVRITRAAKRRAAGNTEDMPVPKKRVVLGELPNVSNVVVSVNPSLGNEPQKRKSRAKTKAKKALVSTTAKSTTEDVAEKVDIDGESHDPQMCAPYATDIYDYLHKMEVESKRRPLPDYIEKVQKDVTPNMRGVLVDWLVEVAEEYKLLSDTLYLTITYIDRFLSSNVLNRQKLQLLGVSSMLIASRKYEEISPPSVEEFCYITDNTYTKDEVVKMEADILKSLKFEMGNPTIKTFLRKFTKIAQEDNKNLNLQLEFLGYYLAELSLLDYNCVKFLPSLVAASVIFLARFMMQPKVYPWNSMLQKYSGYRTADLKECVLIIHDLYLSRRGGGLQAVREKYKQHKFKCVATIPSPPEIPAPFFEDLKD from the exons ATGGCTGACCAGGAGAATGTGCGCATCACTCGGGCGGCCAAGAGGAGAGCGGCGGGGAACACGGAGGATATGCCGGTGCCCAAGAAAAGGGTGGTGTTGGGGGAGTTGCCGAACGTGTCGAACGTTGTCGTTTCGGTGAATCCCAGTTTGGGGAATGAGCCACAGAAAAGGAAATCTAGGGCAAAAACCAAGGCAAAGAAGGCTTTGGTGAGTACGACGGCGAAGTCAACGACGGAGGATGTTGCTGAGAAGGTTGATATCGATGGCGAGTCCCATGATCCTCAGATGTGCGCGCCTTATGCGACGGACATATATGACTATCTACATAAGATGGAG GTGGAATCAAAGAGAAGACCACTACCTGATTACATTGAGAAAGTGCAAAAAGATGTTACACCCAATATGAGAGGAGTTCTGGTGGATTGGTTAGTGGAGGTTGCAGAGGAATACAAGCTTCTCTCAGATACTCTGTATCTTACCATTACTTATATTGATAGATTCCTATCCTCTAATGTCCTCAACAGACAGAAGCTTCAGTTGCTGGGTGTTTCCTCAATGCTTATTGCGTC tagaaaatatgaagaaatcAGCCCTCCAAGTGTGGAAGAGTTTTGCTATATTACAGATAATACTTACACTAAGGATGAg GTGGTAAAGATGGAGGCTGATATACTTAAGTCCTTAAAGTTCGAAATGGGTAATCCTACTATCAAGACATTTCTAAG GAAATTCACCAAGATTGCACAAGAGGATAACAAA AATTTAAACTTGCAACTTGAGTTCCTGGGCTACTACCTTGCTGAGTTAAGCTTGCTAGACTACAACTGCGTAAAATTTTTGCCTTCTTTAGTGGCTGCCTCAGTTATTTTTCTGGCCAGATTCATGATGCAACCTAAGGTGTATCCTTGG AACTCGATGCTGCAAAAATACTCAGGTTATAGGACAGCTGATTTGAAGGAATGTGTCCTCATAATACACGACTTGTATCTGAGTAGACGTGGAGGAGGATTACAAGCTGTAAGAGAAAAGTACAAGCAACATAAG TTCAAATGCGTGGCAACCATTCCTTCTCCTCCAGAAATACCAGCTCCCTTTTTCGAAGATTTGAAGGACTGA